Below is a genomic region from Brassica oleracea var. oleracea cultivar TO1000 chromosome C9, BOL, whole genome shotgun sequence.
NNNNNNNNNNNNNNNNNNNNNNNNNNNNNNNNNNNNNNNNNNNNNNNNNNNNNNNNNNNNNAATTATTATATTAATTATTGTTATATTAATTATTGTTAATGCTTCATAAATAATTGACACAATATATTTGAATATATGATATATGTTTAATAAAAACCTCAATACATAAAGATAATTTATAGTATTAATTTTAATATTTATATATTTATATTCTCTCTATTCATTACTATTAAAATTTTGATTTTACAGAAATTAATAACTACGATTATATTTATATTGATATTCAACCTTGTATTTTTTTTTAAAGAACGGAAGCTTGATTCCATAACAGAATCATAAGCTTTCAACGTGTTTTTAAAAAGAATATTTTGGAAGCGTTTTGGAAGCGAGATTCCGTAAACTTCCACAAGGTTCTTATTCCGATTCCGGTTCCGAAGCGGGAAGTGGACGTCCGATGAAGCTTCCGTGCAACGTAGATTTTTTTTGGTGGGTGGGGTTTAATTTTTTTAATCAATTTAGAGACTGGATTTTCCGCCTACCTCTCTACAGAGATGAACGAACCAACAGGCAACAAGTGTATCTCAGACTAAGCAGATCCTGCTTTGCTTTACCAAAAATGGGGAGAAAAAGCTCTCCCTAGCAAAAAAAAAAAAAAAGAGAGGATTTCAATAAGAATATAAATTGGATTCTCAAATCACTACACAATTTGTCTTCCTCCCTCCACTCATTCCACATTTTCCCTTGTTTTGTAATAATCTAAACCCGTAAGAAGCTTCTTTCTAACAGACTTAACTGCCACCAACCAACATTCTTCTCTCCCGCGTTTGCTTTACGCTCTTGCTTCACTAACTCTCTCTCTCTCTCTCTCTCTCTCTAATCGCACTTGATGTTTCTGTAGATCCTCCTTACAAACAGATTCGATCCTAAGAACCCAACAGCTCCTGCACATTCAATTACCAACCAATCTTCAGACCAAACCAAATGCCAGTTTTGAAAGTGAGAACGAGAGAGTGAAAAGATAACTAACCGCAAAGGATTCCGAGGCCAAGACAGAACATCAAGGTGTATCCGAAGTAGAAACTGGTCTGGAAAAACCCAAACATCTTTGTCTTTACGTAGTAGTAATAGATCGAGTATAAGTAGACATAAACCGCAGTCGAAGCAGCTGAGAAGAACGACGTCCATTGCCAGTGATAGTTTTCCGCATTCAGTAAAAAGTATGTTCCCACGATCGTCACACAGACCGTCACCACAACAAGAATCAAAAAGACAAGCAGCATGAATCCGTACACGTAGTATACCTGCCAAGAAATGTACAGTGAGTTTTTCTCTTTCTAACTGAAGTTGTAAGCTGTGTAAGAGATCTTTTTACCTTGTAGTTCCAGAAGGATGTGAAGACAAAGTACATTTCGATGAAGATGCTGCCAAAGGGTAAGAGACCTCCCATAAGAGAGACTACTGATGGAGTCAAGTACCACTTTTTCTCCGGGATTGGACGTGGGATTGTCTTCACACGGCATGGATTGTTAGGAGCACCGCTCCAGTTTCTACCAACGACTGTCCCAAGGAGGGCGAGAGGGAATGAAATGAAGCCCCAAATAACGAACACAACCACCATCGTTCCAAAGGGAATAGCGGCAAGAGAACCGTAGAATATAGCAATTGTGTTTAAGATGAATCCAATCCCAAAGCACAAGAATGGGAAGAGAGAAGCCGTGAGAATCATGCACTTGATCCAATGTTTACCTGAACAAAAAGAAGTACGAAGAGAAATTTGAGAATGAGTCGAAGGAAGGTGTGTTATTGGAGAGTTTGCTTGCTGTTTTCAACAAAGATGGAAACAACATACCCCCACTTCTTGAATACATTCCACCGCTCACATAACCAGAGATAAATGACGTCAGAGCGTAGCAAACTATGAAAGTTGTGACGATCGCTCCTCTCCTGAACAAGGTTAAACCAGAATGATTTTCAGACAAGCTAATCACTTACTCCGTGAGAAATAACAACATGAGAAGTTGATTGAAAGTAGGAGTGTAATACATACCCAACATAAAGTGTCCCAATGATTGCCATCAGTATGACAAGAAGAACAAGCAAAGCCAACTGTGCACCCGTACCAACAACAGCTGAGAGAAGAACCAGACCACGTGGTGGTCGGAACACATCTCCGTGCACGAGTTTCCATCCAGATTCCTCATTTACATCCCGTTCCTGTTATCAATGCATACCAACTGTCAGAAGTTGCTCTACACTCTTGCGCTAACGATGAAGACAAAATTGACAACATCGTCGTAACACTAAGAGAACTTCTGCAGATATTATTCTAGATAATAGATTGAGGAAAATCACCAGGCTCTCAAGGTCGTCGTCTTCTCGAGCATATTTAGCATAATCATTTCTGAGAGTCCTCATTAATATCATTGAGACCAAACCAGTGAGGAAGATAACCATCATGAACGAGTTAAAGATGGAGAACCAATGGATCTGCATCATTAATGAATCCATTAACGGAGCATTAAGTGTAATAGGTATCCAATTATGAAGCGAATGAAATTATGTCTGATAGCAGAAGGATGAAAACAGTAAGACATAACATGCTATGATTTACCTGGTGTTCGAAGAACGGATAGTCTAGATAAACATCAAAACGACGAGCAAATGTGATGTCGGTCGGGATCCAATTCACAGAATATGTCAAATCAACCGTCCTCCCTGCTTCTAACGGCATTGGGTTGTCTTGTGTGAGATTCACATGAATAATCTATGCAAATAACAAAAAAAATCAGATCACAGAAAAATTCATATGAGATCATTAATACTGCTTAGTGGCAAAGAAACAACCCACCTGGTCTTTGTTGTATTTGACATTAATACTCTTATGAGTATAAAGAACATGCTTGCCGTTTTCACCATTTTTTCCAGGTGCCAACTCGCCCACAAAGCCTATAACAAGAATGAGACAGTTAAAAGTTTATGTCAAGAACTAAAATTGAAATTTTGATTGTTCAAAGTGAATATAAGAAAATATCATACCCCACAGAGGCAGATCATCTGAACTTGCATCCACGTACGCCATAAACATCATTTGTTACAAAAAAAACAAGACAAAATATTAGCAAACTAAGGACGCTAAAAGTTTGACTTACACTGAGGTAAGAATAATGGATATGTGGTGATATTGTAGCATTAGCTCATTGCACACCAAGTTAAGTTCCTTTGATAAGTTAAGAAGACTTTCAATTTCAAATATAACAAACAGAAAATCTTCTACAATGAGCGAATCAATTTTTTCCTATGACATTTATTAATCAGTAGAATGTACAAGTAAATGTGATACATACCCATAAATAATTCAAACCAGTAGCTATTTTCGATGGCATCTTTGAAATGCTTGACCTTAGCTTCATCAAGTTCCAAATGACAGATCACGCTTCTGTCAACATTTTCTGGGAGTAAAACAGACGAAGTCAATATAACTGTTGCCCAACAAAGCGAAATTTTTTAAATAAGAAACTAGCATAAAGACTAACGTACTCAAGAACTTTATGTCTATCTGGCTGTCGATGAGCTCATTTCCACCAAGAACCTCACCAAGACCACCCCATTTGTGAATGCTGTTTTCATTTTTGCGGCAAAACGGGAGGCTATAGTAGTTGTACGTTTCTTGAGGATTATTATATGGGCCAACTTTGTTCACCCACAAAGTAACCTGCTCATTAGCTTGATACTGGAAAAAAAAAGCAGAAGACCAAATTTCTATCACTTGCACATGGAAAAAACATAACGGATCAAAGAAGAGGAGTAAATCAAAACCCAGAAAGAATAACAGAGTCAAATATCAAGCGTAAACATATATTGGAGATCTTGTAGTGCAACATCTTATAAGTTGGGAAAAAATAGTGGGTAAATCGGCATAAAATGCGGATACAAAACAGCGAAGACACCAAGAAAAAACTAAAAGGGAAACCATTGCAAAACTTGTCACTGCAACACAATCATTTCCTCAGAATATATAAGACTGTTGTTATTTAACAAGACTATATTGTCTTGTTATTAGACAATAGACAACAAGATTCCCAATGTTAACTGCTTGATCTGCTTAATCAAAAAGTCACATCAATCAGAAAAAATATGGAAACTGCAGTTAAGAGTTGAACTAAATATTTATGCTAAGAGTAAAAAAAATCTCAAAGGGAAAGACGCAATGCAACCACCTTTGCATATCCAGATCTCTAAATTTCAAACTATAACAAGAAACCATAGCATTCTTTTTTAAAATCCAAAACTTAGATATGTGATCAGGAAATCACAGCATAGATTAATATAGGAACATTTGACGCTTAGTTCTCTCTCTATTAGATCTAATTAACATAAAAAAAAAGCTAAACCTAACAAGGAACTGAAGGAGCACACTCCACTCTCTGGTCTCACTTGTCGAATTGAACAAACAATCACACCAGAGAACAATGATCATCACCAAAACAAAACCATTTCATATCAACCTAATCCATAATGCTACTGCTAAAACAACACAGTGTAGAACCAGTTGGCTCGTGCCTCCACAACAGATCCAAGCCAAAAAACAAACTTGCAGCAGCGAGATCGAGCTCGAATCGAGCTACTACAAGCTAAGAAAGAAAGACGGCAGAGATTCAAATCTAACCTTGTGATCTGACTCGGAGGCCGAAGCTAGAGAGAGAAGAAGTAAGACGCATGCGACGATGGATAAGAGGGAAGAGACGGCGGAGGAGGACGCCATATCGGAACCCCGCGGAGGCTCAGATCTGAGGGCGCGGTGATGGAGAGAGAGAGAGAGAGAGAGATGTGTTACCAGTTTTATTTTCGTTTTCGTAAAATTTATTCTTCGATTCGAAAAATTGGGATAGACAAAATTGCCTCAAGAGTATTTACAATAAAAGTCCAACTAGTTCGATATTTACTAAAATATCGCAAACCTAAATATCTTTTACTAATTAACTACATACTACCCCAAATCTTTTAGTATCTACCAAAATACACCGATCCTTTTTATTTAATACCTTTTAAATATCTAACTATCAATCAACTAAAAAATGTCAATGATTTGAAGGAAAAGGATAAACCTATATCTATACTATTATTTTGCAAAACAATTTTTCGCAACGGAACTCTCACGTTGAATGTTAGACGGAAACTATTATTTCGCCTTGTCTGAGATTGTGTGGCTTCTGTCCTGCTTGCAGTTTATGGTGTCTGTTCCTCTATGTCCCTTGATTAGTATGGTTCAGGAGACTCCCGCAAGGTTCACTATCTCTCTTCCTCTAATCATCGAGTCTAGAGTTTCATGATCAGTCAAGTTACAAGTTTGAAGATATTATCAATACCTAGATACTCCTGTGATATCAAGAGAAGTCTGACATCTGAAGCAACAAGGTAAACTCCACGGTCATGTGGTAAACATCAAGGTTGAGAACAGGGAATGATTTTCTAAAGATTCCGGAGTATTCTAGAAGATTGCGTCGGTTAAGTGGGCGAACGAATTTAGACTTGTAATGTTTGAATTAGGAAACT
It encodes:
- the LOC106319194 gene encoding transmembrane 9 superfamily member 1-like, which produces MASSSAVSSLLSIVACVLLLLSLASASESDHKYQANEQVTLWVNKVGPYNNPQETYNYYSLPFCRKNENSIHKWGGLGEVLGGNELIDSQIDIKFLKNVDRSVICHLELDEAKVKHFKDAIENSYWFELFMDDLPLWGFVGELAPGKNGENGKHVLYTHKSINVKYNKDQIIHVNLTQDNPMPLEAGRTVDLTYSVNWIPTDITFARRFDVYLDYPFFEHQIHWFSIFNSFMMVIFLTGLVSMILMRTLRNDYAKYAREDDDLESLERDVNEESGWKLVHGDVFRPPRGLVLLSAVVGTGAQLALLVLLVILMAIIGTLYVGRGAIVTTFIVCYALTSFISGYVSGGMYSRSGGKHWIKCMILTASLFPFLCFGIGFILNTIAIFYGSLAAIPFGTMVVVFVIWGFISFPLALLGTVVGRNWSGAPNNPCRVKTIPRPIPEKKWYLTPSVVSLMGGLLPFGSIFIEMYFVFTSFWNYKVYYVYGFMLLVFLILVVVTVCVTIVGTYFLLNAENYHWQWTSFFSAASTAVYVYLYSIYYYYVKTKMFGFFQTSFYFGYTLMFCLGLGILCGAVGFLGSNLFVRRIYRNIKCD